A region of Acidisarcina sp. DNA encodes the following proteins:
- a CDS encoding PhoH family protein, with the protein MKKALEITPNLEPLFGTRDENLRLLEDSLSVRIDLRSDAVHVEGSAESISHVERIFADFEHLRRAGHTLQNGELHGMLKLVVSDKGITLRSLVEAGKQRSSGIKRMVQPRSVNQRRYVEAIEANDMVFGVGPAGTGKTYLAVAMAASALMAKKVSRIILVRPAVEAGERLGFLPGSLQEKVDPYLRPLYDALYDLLEPERVDKLLEKNIIEVAPLAFMRGRTLNDAFIIMDEAQNTTTEQMKMFLTRLGNNSKAVITGDITQIDLPNPKKSGLVEAINVLEGVEGIRFCHFEEGDVVRHSLVQRIVRAYDSFGRNQPELPLTMAESPVLAKPGSKAAAAHPSVKPQ; encoded by the coding sequence ATGAAAAAAGCGCTGGAAATCACACCGAATCTTGAGCCCCTGTTTGGGACCCGCGATGAAAACCTCAGGCTTCTCGAAGACAGCCTCAGCGTGCGGATCGATTTAAGGTCTGATGCGGTACACGTTGAGGGCTCTGCGGAGAGCATCTCCCACGTCGAACGAATTTTCGCGGACTTCGAACATCTCCGCCGCGCAGGCCATACGCTGCAGAACGGGGAATTGCACGGCATGCTGAAGCTGGTCGTCTCTGACAAGGGGATTACGCTGCGCAGCCTGGTAGAGGCCGGCAAGCAGCGCTCCTCCGGCATCAAGCGGATGGTCCAGCCGCGCTCGGTGAACCAGCGCCGCTATGTGGAGGCGATTGAAGCCAATGACATGGTCTTTGGCGTGGGACCCGCGGGCACCGGCAAGACCTATCTTGCCGTCGCCATGGCGGCCTCCGCGCTGATGGCGAAGAAGGTGAGCCGAATCATCCTGGTACGTCCGGCGGTCGAAGCGGGCGAGCGCCTCGGCTTTCTTCCCGGCAGCCTGCAGGAGAAGGTCGATCCCTACCTTCGTCCACTCTATGACGCGCTCTACGATCTGCTGGAGCCGGAGCGGGTGGATAAGTTGCTGGAAAAGAACATCATTGAGGTTGCTCCGCTGGCGTTCATGCGCGGGCGCACGCTCAACGATGCCTTCATCATCATGGATGAGGCGCAGAACACCACTACCGAGCAGATGAAGATGTTCCTGACGCGCCTCGGAAACAACTCCAAGGCGGTCATCACCGGCGATATCACGCAGATCGATCTCCCCAATCCCAAGAAGTCTGGACTGGTAGAGGCGATCAATGTGCTGGAAGGAGTGGAGGGAATCCGCTTCTGCCACTTTGAGGAAGGAGATGTGGTGCGCCACTCGCTGGTACAGCGAATTGTGCGGGCGTACGACAGCTTCGGACGCAACCAGCCAGAGTTGCCGCTGACCATGGCGGAGAGCCCGGTGCTGGCGAAGCCAGGCTCCAAGGCCGCTGCCGCACATCCCTCGGTGAAGCCGCAGTAG
- a CDS encoding methyltransferase, producing MTTTAQPPVTQQSVNPERIMQFAWSYVPPLVLEAAIRHRVFDTLDAGPGTVAEIAAATGASARGLSSIMNVLVGLDLLAKDAQGRYSLTAESAAFLVSTKPGFRGGMIRHCSEHLIPRWLHLNEVVGTGKPVQSVNQEATGGDFFQNFVVDIFPMSYPSAEALAVHLALGATGSPVSVLDLAAGSGVWSIALAQSAENVSVTAVDWPEVLPVTEKTVARYGLAARYKFVGGDLLEADFGRNHNVATLGHILHSEGEAHSRALLAKTFDALVPGGTIAIGEFLVNDDRTGPLLSLFFAVNMLVNTDAGDTYSFEEISRWLEGAGFVRPRLLEVPGPSPLILATRP from the coding sequence ATGACAACTACCGCGCAGCCACCCGTTACTCAACAATCCGTAAACCCCGAGCGGATCATGCAGTTCGCATGGAGCTATGTCCCGCCCCTGGTGCTGGAGGCAGCGATTCGCCACCGTGTCTTCGATACTCTGGATGCCGGCCCAGGAACCGTGGCAGAGATTGCCGCTGCGACGGGAGCCTCGGCTCGCGGATTGAGCTCCATTATGAATGTGCTGGTGGGGCTGGATCTTCTTGCCAAGGATGCGCAGGGCCGCTACTCGCTGACCGCCGAGAGCGCCGCCTTCCTTGTCAGTACCAAGCCAGGCTTTCGCGGCGGCATGATTCGTCACTGCAGCGAGCATTTGATTCCCCGGTGGCTCCACCTCAATGAGGTCGTCGGCACCGGCAAACCAGTGCAGTCCGTGAATCAGGAGGCAACCGGCGGCGACTTCTTTCAGAACTTCGTGGTCGACATCTTCCCCATGAGCTACCCATCGGCAGAGGCGCTGGCCGTGCATCTTGCGCTGGGAGCCACAGGCTCTCCCGTCAGCGTTCTGGACCTGGCAGCAGGTTCGGGCGTGTGGAGCATCGCTCTGGCGCAGAGCGCGGAGAATGTCTCCGTAACCGCCGTTGACTGGCCCGAGGTTCTGCCAGTGACGGAGAAGACCGTTGCCCGATACGGTCTGGCCGCTCGCTACAAATTCGTCGGCGGAGATCTGCTGGAGGCAGACTTCGGGCGCAACCACAACGTCGCTACGCTGGGCCACATTCTTCACAGCGAGGGCGAAGCCCACAGCCGTGCCTTGCTGGCGAAAACCTTTGACGCGCTGGTTCCGGGCGGCACAATTGCCATCGGTGAATTCCTGGTAAACGACGATAGAACCGGACCACTGCTCAGCCTGTTCTTCGCCGTAAACATGCTGGTGAATACGGATGCTGGAGATACCTACTCGTTCGAGGAGATTAGCCGGTGGCTGGAGGGTGCGGGTTTTGTTCGCCCACGGCTCCTCGAGGTGCCCGGCCCATCTCCGTTGATTCTGGCAACCAGGCCCTGA
- the rpsT gene encoding 30S ribosomal protein S20, whose amino-acid sequence MANHVSSLKRAKQTVKKTEINRANKSVVRGSLRSLREALTKGDATAAQEQYRKTVSALDKSVQKGILHDNTASRYKSRLNARVKALATKTA is encoded by the coding sequence ATGGCGAACCATGTTTCCTCGCTGAAGCGCGCCAAGCAGACCGTCAAGAAGACGGAGATTAACCGTGCCAACAAGAGCGTGGTGCGCGGCAGCCTGCGCAGCCTGCGTGAGGCACTCACCAAGGGCGATGCCACTGCGGCGCAGGAGCAGTACCGGAAGACCGTCTCCGCTCTCGACAAGAGCGTGCAGAAGGGCATCCTCCACGACAATACCGCTTCGCGCTACAAGAGCCGCCTCAACGCACGCGTGAAGGCACTCGCAACCAAGACCGCCTAA